Proteins from one Faecalibacterium sp. I3-3-33 genomic window:
- a CDS encoding YitT family protein, translating into MEAIKNGLCKNLTPAQLWSGARFFLLLNLSLIICAAALNFYCAPNHFVFGGTTGLSVVLATCFPALSVSTFMWITNAVLDVLGCVFLGIKAMGWTLYSSFMLSFYSSMCEKLFPMSQPLTDDTLLELCFAVALPALASGIVFNIGASTGGTEIVAMILHKYIKVEIGRALLLSDIGTVLFAACIYGPQTGMYCVLGLIGRSTIVDTAIESLNLRKVCTVITSRPEPIRRFVTETLGRTATQQDATGVYTGEPRTMIMVALTRRQAGLLRDFLRREDPEAFLTIVNSSEIIGKGFQSV; encoded by the coding sequence ATGGAAGCGATCAAGAACGGTCTGTGCAAAAACCTGACCCCGGCACAGCTGTGGAGCGGCGCACGGTTTTTTCTGCTGCTGAATCTGAGCCTGATCATTTGTGCGGCGGCACTGAACTTTTACTGCGCCCCCAACCACTTTGTATTTGGCGGCACCACAGGTCTTTCCGTTGTGCTGGCTACCTGCTTTCCGGCGTTGAGCGTCAGCACCTTTATGTGGATCACCAATGCGGTGCTGGATGTGCTGGGCTGCGTCTTTCTGGGGATAAAGGCCATGGGATGGACGCTGTACTCCTCCTTCATGCTCAGCTTTTACTCCAGTATGTGCGAAAAGCTGTTTCCCATGTCCCAGCCTTTAACGGATGACACCTTGCTGGAGCTGTGCTTTGCGGTGGCGCTGCCGGCCCTTGCCAGCGGCATTGTGTTCAACATCGGGGCATCCACCGGCGGAACCGAGATCGTGGCGATGATCTTACACAAGTACATCAAGGTGGAGATCGGCAGGGCTCTTCTGCTCAGCGATATCGGCACGGTGCTGTTTGCGGCTTGCATTTACGGCCCGCAGACCGGGATGTACTGCGTGCTGGGGCTCATCGGGCGCAGCACCATCGTGGATACCGCCATCGAGAGCCTGAACCTCCGCAAGGTGTGTACGGTCATCACCTCAAGGCCGGAGCCCATCCGGCGTTTCGTTACGGAAACACTGGGGCGCACAGCGACCCAGCAGGACGCCACCGGCGTGTACACCGGCGAGCCCCGCACCATGATCATGGTGGCGCTGACCCGGCGGCAGGCAGGGCTGCTGCGGGATTTCCTGCGCAGGGAGGATCCGGAGGCTTTTTTGACCATCGTTAACTCCAGCGAGATCATCGGCAAAGGGTTCCAGTCGGTCTGA
- a CDS encoding site-specific integrase, whose translation MAYITKRGSSYSVRYTYQDEHGKSCDKWESFPTKEEAVKRQKQIEHELATGNFLIPSTVTVAEFLMDWLPKQCSKHKWAPKTYQSNLALIQNLIIPYIGEMQMQKLRPYHIEALYDTLSKTPCGQYVGGKRRDLSPKQQKRTLSGTTLHEVHQLLHNSFLLAVEWGILIKSPVPVEAPKKTTQERNIWEVDEMRAALDSMEDPILHLAVHLTLVGALREGEVAGLTPEDIDFDAANGMGTFTVNRSMQRVQKDTLAQVDKGCILRIFPDKLEGSKTFLILKDTKTEASCRTIFMTAALREELKQWLERLKREEALDPERYRNSGMLLRLPNGLAVEPVLIRKKFLKWQDAHPEFPRIVFHGLRYSSATYQLMISGGDIKAVQGTTGHASADMLVNTYAHIQQSSRVELGKKFESGFYAKPDTPSPQAVPAAGEPTISMTALLELLKDADPEMKAKLRLALLT comes from the coding sequence ATGGCATATATCACGAAACGCGGCAGCTCTTACAGTGTCCGCTACACCTATCAGGACGAGCACGGCAAGAGCTGCGACAAATGGGAGAGCTTTCCCACGAAAGAGGAGGCGGTAAAACGCCAGAAGCAGATCGAGCATGAGCTGGCGACCGGCAACTTCCTGATCCCGTCCACCGTGACAGTGGCAGAGTTTCTGATGGACTGGCTGCCCAAGCAGTGCAGCAAGCACAAGTGGGCACCCAAGACCTACCAGTCCAATCTGGCGCTCATCCAGAATCTCATCATCCCTTATATCGGGGAGATGCAGATGCAGAAGCTGCGGCCCTACCACATCGAAGCCCTGTACGACACCCTGAGCAAGACCCCCTGCGGGCAGTATGTGGGCGGGAAACGGCGAGACCTCTCGCCCAAGCAGCAGAAGCGCACCCTTTCCGGCACCACCCTTCACGAAGTCCACCAACTGTTGCACAATTCGTTCCTGTTGGCGGTGGAGTGGGGCATCCTCATCAAAAGCCCCGTCCCGGTGGAAGCCCCCAAAAAGACTACCCAAGAGCGCAACATCTGGGAGGTGGACGAGATGCGGGCAGCACTGGACAGCATGGAGGACCCCATCCTGCATCTGGCGGTGCACCTGACGCTGGTGGGTGCGCTGCGGGAAGGGGAGGTGGCAGGTCTGACCCCAGAGGACATCGACTTTGACGCCGCCAACGGCATGGGTACCTTCACCGTCAACCGTTCCATGCAGCGGGTGCAGAAGGACACGCTGGCACAGGTGGACAAGGGCTGCATCCTCCGCATCTTCCCGGACAAGCTGGAGGGCAGCAAGACCTTCCTTATCCTGAAGGACACCAAGACCGAAGCTTCCTGCCGCACCATCTTTATGACCGCCGCTCTGCGGGAGGAACTGAAGCAGTGGCTGGAACGCTTGAAACGGGAAGAAGCCCTCGACCCGGAGCGGTACCGCAACAGCGGGATGCTGCTGCGACTGCCCAACGGTCTGGCGGTGGAGCCGGTGCTCATCCGCAAAAAGTTCCTGAAATGGCAGGACGCACACCCGGAGTTCCCGCGCATCGTCTTTCACGGTCTGCGGTATTCCAGTGCCACCTACCAGTTGATGATCTCCGGCGGCGACATCAAGGCGGTGCAGGGGACCACAGGTCACGCCAGTGCGGATATGCTGGTGAACACCTACGCTCATATTCAGCAGTCCTCCCGTGTGGAGCTGGGCAAGAAGTTTGAAAGCGGCTTCTATGCCAAGCCCGACACCCCCAGCCCGCAGGCTGTACCCGCCGCAGGCGAACCCACCATCTCCATGACGGCTCTTTTGGAATTGCTCAAGGATGCCGACCCGGAAATGAAGGCAAAGCTCCGCCTAGCCCTGCTCACCTGA
- a CDS encoding DUF6061 family protein yields the protein MNKLLTCRYNMDTNQVEARFEDGTTLAIDCIAVEDEYGNTPAQRAELDWLLYNKPLEYAQMVLGGEMGHYLSLGCDHGRLED from the coding sequence ATGAATAAATTGCTTACCTGCCGCTATAACATGGACACCAACCAAGTGGAAGCCCGGTTCGAAGATGGCACCACTCTTGCCATCGACTGCATCGCCGTGGAGGACGAGTACGGCAACACCCCGGCACAGCGGGCAGAACTGGACTGGCTGCTGTATAATAAGCCCTTGGAGTATGCACAGATGGTGCTGGGAGGGGAGATGGGGCACTACCTGTCGCTGGGATGTGACCATGGCAGGCTGGAGGACTGA
- a CDS encoding helix-turn-helix domain-containing protein — protein sequence MYENVKSLDYTKKFLRSDSDPATMEVVTRTNAVKSPTNSPETTKLVYTVKEVAQMLAISQRAAYNLCNSTTEFRVLRAGGSIRIPKDSFDAWLHRAA from the coding sequence ATGTACGAGAATGTGAAATCTTTAGATTATACGAAAAAGTTCTTGCGGTCGGACTCTGATCCGGCTACAATGGAGGTGGTCACTCGAACCAATGCCGTCAAGTCTCCGACCAACAGCCCTGAGACCACTAAGCTGGTGTACACGGTGAAGGAAGTCGCGCAGATGCTGGCCATCAGCCAGCGTGCCGCCTACAACCTGTGCAACAGCACCACCGAGTTCCGTGTCCTGCGGGCAGGCGGAAGCATCCGCATCCCGAAAGACAGCTTCGATGCGTGGCTCCACCGGGCAGCTTGA
- a CDS encoding DNA primase family protein, with protein MKKNISRNPLWPDWYNGKKIDEVQFGRAFLEQWPLKCVNGTLYTLDGPVEDESEIKQRILENIEEYVTSGLSKKVTNILETIKLLAFSDPFPIEQDCIHLQNGVYHLPDGTFQESRLFCQNRLPVKYDPKAPTPDRWLTFLHELLDDADIPTLQEYLGYCLIPSTKGQKMMLIVGKGGEGKSRIGLVLKRLMGDAASNGSVQKVENNRFARADLERRLLMIDDDMDMNALPKTNYIKTIVTAEAKLDLERKGVQSYQRDIYARFLCFGNGALTSLYDHSDGFFRRQLILTTKDKPADRTDDPFLVEKMCAELEGILLWCLEGLHRLVQNNFRFTVSERAAANVDTIKRSSNNVIDFMESEGYFRFKADYSISSKEFYDIYKQWCEDNACHSVSAIRFSAELRQNDRRYNLEATNNIYLPGGRRVRGFVGIEPLVHPCL; from the coding sequence ATGAAGAAAAACATTTCCCGCAACCCCTTATGGCCGGACTGGTACAACGGCAAGAAGATCGATGAAGTCCAGTTTGGCCGTGCCTTTCTGGAACAGTGGCCGCTGAAATGCGTCAACGGTACGCTGTACACGCTGGACGGCCCGGTAGAGGACGAAAGCGAGATCAAGCAGCGCATCTTGGAGAACATCGAGGAATATGTCACCTCCGGCCTGTCCAAAAAGGTCACCAACATTCTGGAGACCATCAAGCTGCTGGCCTTTTCCGACCCGTTCCCCATCGAGCAGGACTGCATCCATCTCCAGAACGGCGTGTACCATCTGCCGGACGGCACCTTTCAGGAGAGCCGCCTGTTCTGCCAGAACCGCCTGCCGGTGAAGTACGACCCCAAAGCCCCCACCCCTGACCGCTGGCTGACCTTCCTGCACGAGCTGCTGGACGATGCCGACATCCCCACCTTGCAGGAGTATCTGGGCTACTGCCTCATTCCCAGCACCAAGGGGCAAAAAATGATGCTCATTGTCGGCAAGGGCGGCGAGGGCAAGTCTCGCATCGGGCTGGTGCTCAAACGGCTCATGGGAGATGCTGCCAGCAATGGCAGCGTCCAGAAGGTGGAGAACAACCGCTTTGCCCGTGCCGATCTGGAACGCCGCCTGCTGATGATCGACGATGATATGGACATGAACGCCCTGCCCAAGACGAATTATATCAAGACCATCGTGACCGCCGAGGCCAAGCTGGACTTGGAGCGCAAGGGTGTCCAGAGCTACCAGCGGGACATCTACGCCCGGTTTCTCTGCTTCGGCAACGGTGCGCTGACTTCGCTGTATGACCATTCGGACGGCTTCTTTCGCCGCCAACTTATCCTGACCACCAAGGACAAGCCTGCCGACCGCACAGACGACCCCTTCCTTGTGGAGAAGATGTGCGCCGAGTTGGAGGGCATCCTGCTCTGGTGTCTGGAAGGGCTGCACCGGCTGGTGCAGAACAACTTCCGCTTCACGGTCAGCGAACGAGCCGCCGCCAACGTGGACACCATCAAGCGCAGCAGCAACAATGTCATTGACTTCATGGAATCCGAGGGCTACTTCCGCTTTAAGGCAGACTACTCCATCAGTTCCAAGGAGTTCTACGACATTTATAAGCAGTGGTGCGAGGACAACGCCTGCCACAGCGTATCGGCAATCCGTTTCAGCGCAGAACTGCGCCAGAATGACCGCCGCTATAACCTTGAAGCCACCAACAACATCTACCTGCCCGGTGGCCGCAGGGTGCGGGGTTTTGTAGGCATCGAACCGCTTGTCCACCCCTGTCTGTAA
- a CDS encoding HAD family hydrolase translates to MIEAVIFDMDGVLADTEYYYENRRKNFLLENGIPIPEGNFIGSNEKAIWEALVPNDPVRRQEMLMAYREYRKARPTPYDKLTDPQAEPLMNALRSRGLKVAVASSSAAPDIMKMLTEGGLKAMVDFAFSGEDCAAHKPAPDIYLKALKALGLTADKAIAVEDSPTGIASAKAAGLKVLALKPRHGEPLDQSAADCIITQLMDVAEHLD, encoded by the coding sequence ATGATTGAAGCAGTGATTTTTGATATGGATGGGGTGCTGGCGGATACGGAATACTACTACGAGAACCGCCGTAAAAACTTTCTGCTGGAAAACGGCATCCCTATCCCGGAGGGCAACTTCATCGGCTCCAACGAAAAAGCCATCTGGGAAGCGCTTGTTCCCAACGACCCTGTGCGCCGTCAGGAGATGCTGATGGCTTACCGGGAGTACCGCAAGGCTCGCCCCACCCCCTATGACAAGCTCACCGACCCGCAGGCAGAGCCACTGATGAATGCGCTCCGCAGCCGTGGGCTGAAGGTGGCGGTGGCGTCCTCCAGCGCAGCGCCGGATATCATGAAGATGCTTACGGAGGGCGGGCTGAAGGCGATGGTGGATTTCGCCTTCAGCGGCGAGGACTGCGCCGCCCATAAGCCTGCGCCGGACATCTATCTCAAGGCGCTGAAGGCACTGGGGCTGACGGCAGACAAGGCCATTGCGGTGGAGGATTCTCCCACAGGCATTGCCTCCGCAAAGGCAGCAGGACTGAAGGTGCTGGCGCTGAAACCCCGCCACGGCGAGCCGCTGGACCAGTCCGCCGCAGACTGCATCATCACCCAGCTGATGGATGTGGCGGAGCACCTGGACTGA
- the mobV gene encoding MobV family relaxase → MKAQYGILRFKKYKGPAISPIEAHNERTKEQYASNPDIDVSRSRYNLHLVQPQGRYREEADRMITAAHCRVRKDSVRVVEALVTASPEFFKDKTNREIRAYFAYALKFLEGRQRPDTFLSAVVHMDEKTPHLHLCFVPLTADGRLSAKEIIGNRKNLVRWQDEFWQHMVKQYPELERGESASQTGREHIPPRIFKEMTQLTKQKEQLDALLVGITPFNGKSRAAEISKVLDSYIPNVARMKDQLRKYNVAFTKTAAENEKLKEKNKTLSASLDKAKEGSVLKRLEDAKLRQDYEAALKTLDSIPPEVIRFYEDRTQEPAMRHDK, encoded by the coding sequence ATGAAAGCCCAATATGGAATCCTGCGGTTCAAAAAGTACAAGGGGCCTGCCATCAGCCCCATCGAAGCCCACAACGAGCGCACCAAGGAGCAGTACGCCAGCAACCCGGATATTGATGTGAGCCGGAGCCGCTACAACCTCCATCTGGTGCAGCCGCAGGGCAGGTACCGGGAAGAAGCCGACCGCATGATCACGGCGGCTCACTGCCGTGTCCGCAAGGACAGCGTGCGGGTGGTAGAGGCTCTTGTCACCGCCAGCCCGGAGTTTTTCAAGGATAAGACCAACCGGGAGATCAGGGCGTACTTTGCGTACGCCCTGAAATTTTTGGAGGGCAGACAGCGCCCGGATACCTTTCTCTCTGCTGTTGTCCACATGGACGAGAAAACGCCCCACCTGCACCTCTGTTTTGTGCCCCTGACTGCTGACGGACGGCTGAGCGCGAAAGAGATCATTGGCAACCGCAAGAATCTTGTGAGGTGGCAGGATGAGTTCTGGCAGCACATGGTCAAGCAGTACCCGGAGCTGGAACGGGGGGAAAGTGCCAGCCAGACCGGGCGGGAGCACATCCCGCCCCGCATCTTCAAGGAGATGACCCAACTGACCAAGCAGAAGGAGCAACTGGATGCCCTGCTGGTGGGCATCACCCCTTTCAACGGCAAGAGCCGTGCGGCAGAGATCAGCAAGGTACTGGACAGCTATATCCCCAACGTGGCACGGATGAAGGACCAGCTGCGGAAGTACAACGTGGCCTTCACCAAGACTGCCGCCGAAAACGAAAAGCTGAAAGAGAAAAATAAGACGCTCTCTGCCTCGCTGGACAAAGCGAAGGAAGGGAGCGTCTTGAAGCGTCTGGAGGATGCTAAGCTGCGGCAGGACTATGAAGCCGCCCTGAAAACGCTGGACAGCATCCCGCCGGAGGTCATTCGATTTTATGAGGACCGCACGCAGGAGCCTGCGATGCGCCATGATAAGTAA
- a CDS encoding SIS domain-containing protein, translating into MYNIDLANVKSIVADIVAKHNVENVAFVGCGASKAELYPAKYFLANCSKKLRVAHYTANEFNYDTPDWLGDTTVVITASLGGSTPETVKANSVAKAAGATVVSVTHAAGSALTKEADYTIVHGFEANYAAKLEKMGYVLALAVEILQQVEGFDKYDKMIEGLTNVFEAAENAANSARKSAKEFAEKYKDAPVVYVMSSGASMEVAYSTSICLMMEMQWVNSGSFHSGEFFHGPFEIVDKDVPFILLMNDGKTRPVDARALTFLHRFDALTTVVDAKDYGLGNAVDSSVITYFNPLMHTAVFRVYAEELSYVRQHPLTLRRYMWKLEY; encoded by the coding sequence ATGTATAACATTGATCTGGCAAACGTCAAGTCCATCGTGGCAGACATCGTGGCAAAGCACAACGTGGAGAACGTGGCCTTTGTTGGCTGCGGCGCTTCCAAGGCAGAGCTGTACCCCGCAAAGTACTTCCTGGCAAACTGCAGCAAGAAGCTTCGTGTGGCACACTACACCGCCAACGAGTTCAACTACGATACCCCCGATTGGCTGGGCGACACCACCGTGGTCATCACCGCTTCTCTGGGCGGCAGCACCCCTGAGACCGTCAAGGCCAACAGCGTGGCAAAGGCCGCCGGTGCAACCGTTGTCAGCGTTACCCACGCTGCCGGTTCTGCCCTGACCAAGGAAGCTGACTACACCATCGTCCACGGCTTTGAGGCAAACTACGCCGCCAAGCTGGAAAAGATGGGCTACGTTCTGGCACTGGCTGTGGAGATCTTGCAGCAGGTGGAAGGCTTCGACAAGTACGACAAGATGATCGAGGGCCTGACCAACGTGTTCGAGGCTGCCGAGAACGCTGCCAACTCTGCCCGCAAGTCTGCCAAGGAGTTCGCTGAGAAGTACAAGGACGCTCCCGTCGTTTACGTCATGTCCAGCGGCGCTTCCATGGAGGTCGCTTACTCCACCTCCATCTGCCTGATGATGGAGATGCAGTGGGTCAACTCCGGCTCCTTCCACAGCGGCGAGTTCTTCCACGGCCCCTTCGAGATCGTGGACAAGGACGTGCCCTTCATCCTGCTGATGAACGATGGCAAGACCCGTCCCGTGGATGCCCGCGCACTGACCTTCCTGCACCGCTTCGATGCTCTGACCACCGTGGTGGATGCAAAGGATTACGGTCTGGGCAATGCTGTGGACAGCAGCGTCATCACCTACTTCAACCCGCTGATGCACACCGCTGTCTTCCGTGTCTATGCTGAGGAGCTGTCCTACGTCCGTCAGCATCCGCTGACCCTGCGCCGCTATATGTGGAAGCTGGAGTACTAA
- a CDS encoding CHC2 zinc finger domain-containing protein yields the protein MSLYQKIKSAITVQQVGEMYGMEPDRHGMVCCPFHSDSDPSMKLNDTYYYCFGCGANGDAIDLTAKLFDLNPRQAAEKLIHDFGLDPDKPPANTIALTPPKRGLTDEQWADIAYCLRVLTDYLDLLHDWQERYKPATPEEPLDERFVEALHMTETIEHLTDCVAFGTPQQKAVAAARLLSGSYLLMLEERTDRLALAKCA from the coding sequence TTGAGTTTATATCAAAAGATCAAGTCCGCCATCACCGTCCAACAGGTCGGCGAGATGTACGGCATGGAGCCCGACCGCCATGGCATGGTGTGCTGTCCGTTCCATTCTGACAGCGACCCCAGCATGAAGCTGAACGACACCTATTATTACTGCTTTGGCTGCGGAGCCAACGGAGATGCCATCGACCTCACCGCCAAGCTGTTCGACCTGAACCCCCGGCAAGCCGCCGAGAAGCTGATACACGACTTCGGGCTTGACCCGGACAAGCCGCCCGCCAATACCATCGCCCTTACGCCGCCCAAGCGTGGCCTGACGGACGAGCAGTGGGCAGACATCGCCTACTGTCTGCGGGTGCTGACCGACTATCTCGACCTGCTGCACGACTGGCAGGAGCGCTACAAGCCCGCCACCCCGGAAGAACCGCTGGACGAGCGGTTCGTGGAAGCCCTCCACATGACCGAGACCATCGAGCACCTGACGGACTGCGTTGCATTTGGGACGCCCCAGCAGAAGGCCGTTGCCGCTGCACGACTGCTGTCCGGGTCGTACCTGCTGATGCTGGAGGAGCGCACCGACCGCCTTGCTCTGGCAAAGTGCGCCTGA
- a CDS encoding helix-turn-helix domain-containing protein encodes MNIKLTLGERLKDLRVERNLKLEALAEQTGLSKSALSKYESDDVTDLSIYAVTTLAEFYGVTTDYLLGGTENKKRPDAVLSDLHLSDGAVDVLRNGKFNHRLLCELLEHPDFARWMTDLEICVDGLVSDRIRDMNAMVEATRQELEKRYHADTEDLTMRTLKAAQIDEDEYFGRILYDELAAILKQIKAAHGTDKTTSDGAAIEQARKQLENAQKFEGSPLEKKINVLMGQIGIDYSKLTKEEQMTLLRVFNKSSMLKHRTKAGMRGKHRR; translated from the coding sequence ATGAACATCAAGCTGACACTGGGAGAACGGCTCAAAGACCTGCGTGTGGAGCGGAATCTGAAGCTAGAAGCTCTGGCAGAGCAGACGGGCCTGTCCAAATCGGCGCTGTCGAAATACGAGAGCGACGACGTGACCGACCTCAGCATTTACGCCGTGACAACACTGGCTGAGTTTTATGGCGTGACCACCGACTACCTGCTGGGTGGGACGGAAAACAAAAAACGCCCAGATGCAGTCCTTTCGGACTTGCATCTGAGCGATGGCGCAGTGGACGTATTAAGGAATGGAAAATTCAATCATCGGCTGCTGTGCGAGCTTCTGGAACATCCCGATTTTGCCCGGTGGATGACCGACCTTGAGATCTGTGTGGATGGTCTGGTCAGTGACCGCATCCGGGATATGAATGCCATGGTAGAAGCCACCCGGCAGGAGCTGGAAAAGCGATACCATGCCGATACAGAGGACCTGACCATGCGGACGCTGAAAGCGGCGCAGATCGACGAGGATGAATATTTCGGGCGGATCCTCTATGATGAGCTGGCGGCGATCCTGAAGCAGATCAAAGCGGCGCATGGGACCGATAAGACCACGTCGGACGGCGCAGCCATCGAGCAAGCGAGGAAGCAGCTTGAAAATGCACAGAAGTTTGAAGGTTCACCGTTGGAAAAGAAGATAAATGTCCTGATGGGACAGATCGGCATCGACTATTCCAAGCTGACGAAAGAAGAACAGATGACCCTGCTGCGGGTGTTCAACAAATCCTCTATGTTGAAGCACCGCACAAAAGCGGGAATGCGCGGTAAACACAGACGGTGA